The following coding sequences lie in one Cydia strobilella chromosome 16, ilCydStro3.1, whole genome shotgun sequence genomic window:
- the LOC134748312 gene encoding glucoside xylosyltransferase 1 → MDVQLEINSLKYIMRRLPLWKILVLLGFSFMIIYLYSWISNDDVKSFVNRSRGTASTKLLTLRPQSTTPQKTSINRIVLSFVVCDSRFNESLNVVKSVLLFTKTPVHFVIFTDDNLKSKFNETLSNWRELTDYQLDFELHSINFPEEHVDDWMNLFSKCAAQRLFIPKLITHIDAMIYVDTDTLFLGPADELWRKFSLFNISQISAMALENDNPNVSWYPRFAKHPFYGKYGLNSGVMLMNLTRMREFGWVDYVTPIMLKWKLYIPWGDQDIINVIFHYHPRAVLELSCRYNYRTDQCMYGDACSDATADGVFLLHGSRKAFHAHKQPAFEAVYRAIEEWSVGSDPSDLPTVLERYFTEAPPSLCGNLKDAFLKVPTATMAKVHRKPDR, encoded by the exons ATGGATGTTCAGTTAGAAATTAATTCGTTAAAATATATCATGAGACGGTTACCTCTTTGGAAAATCTTAGTTTTATTGGGTTTTAGTTttatgataatttatttatactcTTGGATTAGTAATGATGATGTGAAGAGCTTTGTAAATAGATCTCGGGGTACAGCGAGCACTAAATTATTAACATT AAGACCTCAAAGTACTACACCGCAGAAGACTTCCATAAACAGGATCGTTTTGTCGTTCGTTGTGTGTGACTCGAGATTCAACGAATCCCTGAATGTGGTTAAATCCGTCTTACTGTTTACCAAGACTCCCGTGCACTTCGTCATATTCACAGACGACAATCTTAAATCGAAATTCAATGAGACACTTAGCAACTGGAGAGAACTAACCGACTACCAGCTTGATTTTGAGCTGCACAGCATTAACTTTCCTGAGGAGCATGTTGATGATTGGATGAACTTATTCAGCAAATGTGCTGCGCAACGATTATTTATACCG AAACTGATTACCCACATTGATGCCATGATCTATGTTGACACTGACACCCTGTTCCTGGGCCCCGCTGATGAATTGTGGCGCAAGTTCTCGCTGTTCAACATCTCGCAAATATCTGCCATGGCCCTGGAAAATGACAATCCTAATGTGTCTTGGTATCCCAGATTTGCCAAGCATCCATTTTATGGGAAGTATG GGCTAAATTCAGGTGTGATGTTAATGAACCTGACAAGAATGAGAGAGTTTGGTTGGGTTGACTATGTCACCCCAATTATGCttaaatggaaattgtacataCCATGGGGAGACCAG GATATAATAAACGTGATATTCCACTACCACCCCCGCGCCGTGCTGGAGCTCTCCTGCCGCTACAACTACCGCACGGACCAGTGCATGTACGGCGACGCGTGCTCCGACGCGACCGCCGATGGCGTGTTCCTACTGCACGGCAGCAGGAAGGCCTTCCACGCGCACAAGCAGCCCGCCTTTGAG GCAGTATACCGGGCCATTGAGGAGTGGTCTGTCGGCTCGGACCCCTCCGACTTACCGACCGTACTCGAGCGCTACTTCACGGAGGCCCCGCCCTCGCTCTGCGGCAACCTCAAGGACGCCTTCCTGAAGGTCCCCACGGCTACAATGGCCAAGGTGCATAGGAAACCCGACAg GTAG
- the LOC134748124 gene encoding putative OPA3-like protein CG13603, whose translation MVIGAFPIAKLSVLLIKQISKPIANACKERAKNSPFFRTYVCMPPAQFYNWCEVKAKMWILNLGRPVNIPVLSQEMAIELGANLLGESVIFIIGAALITVEYSRQSKKEAAKEQARIDELKHITNTITDLYFAVQQQETQIREMERLIHSVSGKKIQAPPPDVRDITKSLKELEELTTKSSPPQPPAGQTSAKGQQPPTTQQPPAQQRPQDGSKMMRPEAQLISTPYPDKGLILQSLNYIQMDVFSSIFPHSRREEDNKQQEKKTQSQKRDTAVLSEALYNIENNFKSLF comes from the exons ATGGTTATTGGAGCGTTTCCCATTGCCAAATTGTCGGTGTTACTGATCAAGCAGATCAGTAAACCCATCGCTAATGCATGTAAAGAACGAGCCAAAAATAGTCCCTTTTTCAGgacctatgtatgtatgcctCCTGCCCAAT TCTACAATTGGTGCGAGGTGAAAGCTAAGATGTGGATCCTAAATTTGGGTAGACCTGTAAACATACCTGTGCTGAGCCAGGAAATGGCCATTGAGCTGGGTGCCAATCTGCTGGGTGAATCAGTCATCTTTATTATTGGTGCTGCCCTGATTACTGTGGAATATAGCAG GCAAAGCAAAAAAGAGGCAGCTAAAGAACAAGCTCGTATAGATGAGCTAAAACATATAACCAATACTATTACAGACTTGTACTTTGCAGTCCAGCAACAAGAAACACAGATCAGGGAAATGGAGCGGCTTATTCATTCAGTCA gtggtaaaaaaatacaagcacCTCCTCCAGATGTCAGGGACATAACCAAATCACTTAAGGAACTTGAAGAATTGACTACTAAGAGTTCCCCTCCTCAACCCCCAGCCGGTCAAACATCCGCAAAAGGCCAACAACCGCCTACCACCCAACAGCCTCCAGCACAGCAAAGGCCACAAGATGGCTCTAAAATGATGAGACCTGAGGCCCAACTTATTTCCACACCATATCCTGACAAAGGACTTATACTGCAATCACTGAATTATATCCAAATGGATGTTTTTAGTTCAATATTTCCTCATAGCCGAAGGGAAGAGGACAATaaacaacaagaaaaaaaaacacagtcTCAGAAACGTGATACTGCTGTACTTTCAGAGGCACTCTACAACATTGAAAATAACTTTAAGAGCTTGTTTTAA
- the LOC134748573 gene encoding DNA-directed RNA polymerase III subunit RPC6 has translation MSANKSEEAIKEKILNVAKKNPKGVSDKDIKAAVPELSSGELVAAINSLLQQGCFDLFNQGGSLIYRLKTQTSKTAVKGADNEEKVVYNLIEEAGNKGIWIRDIRVRSNLANTQLTKVLKSLESKKVIKAVKCVNASKKKVYMLYNLEPDRSISGGAWYQDQDFESEFVDILNRQCLRFLQQRADKIKNNVRGPIVGRTQSYATGAEVHKYITDLGISNVTLDVEDVITILNTLVYDGKAESSVYPDGSKVFRAIESLLPPPGLVQVPCGVCPLIHKCYSKGLITPQDCTYMNEWLE, from the exons ATGAGTGCTAATAAATCAGAGGAAGCAATCAAAGAAAAGATTTTGAATGTAGCTAAGAAAAATCCTAAAGGTGTGTCAGATAAAGATATCAAAGCCGCTGTGCCGGAGCTATCCTCTGGGGAACTAGTGGCAGCGATCAACTCGCTACTGCAGCAAGGATGTTTTGATTTATTCAATCAAGGAGGGTCTCTAATTTATAG GTTAAAAACTCAAACTAGTAAAACAGCCGTTAAAGGTGCGGACAATGAGGAGAAAGTGGTTTACAATTTGATAGAGGAAGCTGGTAATAAGGGAATATGGATTCGTGACATCAGAGTTCGGTCTAACCTTGCCAATACACAGCTCACTAAAGTGCTCAAAAGTCTTGAGAGCAAAAAAGTTATTAAGGCAGTCAAATGCGTAAAC GCTTCAAAAAAGAAAGTGTACATGTTATATAATTTAGAACCAGATAGGTCTATATCTGGAGGAGCATGGTATCAGGATCAAGATTTTGAGTCTGAGTTTGTGGATATACTGAATCGCCAGTGCCTTAGGTTTTTGCAGCAAAGAGCTGACAAAATCAAGAACAATGTCCGAGGACCCATTGTAGGCAGAACTCAGTCTTATGCTACTGGTGCAGAAGTACACAAATACATAACTGACCTAGGAATTAGTAAT GTCACCCTAGATGTTGAAGATGTCATCACAATTTTGAACACACTGGTATATGATGGCAAGGCGGAGAGCAGTGTGTATCCTGACGGCAGCAAGGTGTTTCGCGCTATTGAATCCCTACTGCCACCCCCAGGGCTGGTGCAAGTGCCCTGTGGAGTGTGCCCTCTCATACACAAGTGCTATTCCAAAGGACTCATCACCCCACAGGACTGTACTTATATGAATGAATGGctagaataa